One Anolis carolinensis isolate JA03-04 chromosome 5, rAnoCar3.1.pri, whole genome shotgun sequence DNA segment encodes these proteins:
- the LOC134299656 gene encoding nanos homolog 2-like: MLSRSAMHVPHYAPSMFREFDRWKGYLSLAKVVTEIIAERKKVPFPSQSWDTMEYDMQLVLNEDNFETASQWVNGSSSSSKSSKGSANGQASQNKEICNFCKHNGESKQVYSSHRLKGMDGTVECPILRKYTCPLCGATGEKAHTLKYCPLSQGKRSLYRKCGRNSAGRKVRR, translated from the coding sequence atgctctccagatcagccatgcacgtgccacattatgccccttccatgttcagggagtttgacagatggaagggctatctgagccttgcgaaagtggttacggagatcatcgcggaacgcaagaaggtcccatttccatctcagagttgggacacaatggagtacgacatgcagctagtcctcaacgaggacaactttgaaacagcatcacaatgggttaatggaagcagttccagcagcaagagctccaaaggtagtgccaatggccaggcttcccaaaacaaggagatttgcaatttctgcaaacacaacggggaatccaagcaggtctattcgtcccaccggctgaaggggatggacggcaccgtggagtgccccatcttgcgcaaatacacctgtccgctctgcggtgccacgggcgaaaaggcccatactttaaaatactgcccactgagccaagggaagaggtcgctgtatcgcaagtgcggacgtaactcggctggacgcaaggtgaggagataa